ATTGGTCCCTACATATGTAAACACAGtttctatattattatactgtaaaaaatatttaacaaaagatTATCACAAGTTCTTTTACGCACCAGCCCCTGAAGAGTCTGTTGATTCCCATAGTAATCATCACGAGTTGGTCCCATTAAGTTCAACTACACcatcatgaaataaaaaaatgttataaagtttaactcattaaatatatatgataaaatattagaaCTTTAGTATGTCGTATTCATACCATTCCTTGCACGCTCTGTTGTGTACCATAATAACCTTCAAGGGTTACTGCTGCTCTTGAGCTGAATTTTTCCTGCAAAAGAAGGTTCCTTTTAACTGAACTGCTGTGTAATTCAAGTAAGCAGACACATGTATTCATTAAAGTAAGTTGAAATTCACATGTATTGTTTCATAACTTTTCCCCTCTAGGTTCACATAAATACATACATCCTGACAACAATCCTGAATTTCATCTACATGTTTTTTATCCCAAAGACTAAAAGATCAAACATTTTTAAGGGTTAACGAATTGCAGGAGAACAAACCATTTGTTGCAAGTTGTCTAGGGCACCAACTGTCATCACTTCTGCTTCAGAGTTCACCTGCAAGTCAAAGAGGAGGTCATATAGCAAAAACATGAAAGTGTAGAAGTCAAGTTCTTATAAACaacaaacctttttctttttagttggattcttctttttgtttggcTTGCCTATATTTCTACTTTGTGTATCTTCTTCAGTGGAAAGCTGACCATGAGCCCCTGATGTACCAGCTTCTGTAGGACTCTTACTAGAATTGTTAACACTCACACAACTTTTGTGTGCTTCATGTAGTGCATGGAATGCAATACTATAACTCTCTTGGGACAATGATCCCTCTTCACTAAGCTTCAGTGCTCGCTGACATAAATCATTGTACCGTTGCACCCTAGTTAGCATGTGTTCAGATTCTTCTCCAATTATATTCCTGAGCTTTGCATCTTTTGTCCACcgtttcaaaatatattgagGCGGGAACACTGACTGTCCAGAATATTGAAGAACAATCAATGCATGTCTACAAAGATAACCTCTGTATTCAAATAACCTACATATACAAGACAACTCGAACTTCACTTgattcaccacaacaaaaaaGTCTTTACTTGTTTCCATGTCATGAACCCTGTGAACTGTGGTTGTATCATCCTGTCTGTCAGCTTTAGGATGACAGGCAACTGCACCTACAACCTCAGCTTGAATTTTCTTGAATACAGCATGAGTGAAAGTCCCTGCAACACTCTTCTCCAAGGGTGAAGGAGTTTTTAAAGTTGCCAATTTATTCCAAGTATCAGAATCTGCTTTTGCTTCCTCTTCATACCTGTCTTGCAAGATTGATTCATACTGTTTGACAAAGTCTTGGACAGAGGTCTTCTTATGAACATATTTGTCAAAGAAGGAATTTACACTTTCAGATCGCTGGACAGTAGACATACCACCTAAGAAAACATCTTTCATGAATGTTGGTGCCCATAACTTTCGATCTTCATACAATGACTGCATGCATTCATCCTCTCGAAGTTCAAACTTATCAACAATTTTCCACCATCTCCTCTCAAAATCATCACTGGTCAAGGACCGATAAAtgcatttttcaaattttgccATAAAATTCTCATGCTTTTTAATTACAGGAGCTAAATTTTCTGATACCTTCCCTAATACATGCCATAGGCAAACACAATGACTAGAATTAGGAAAGATGTCTGAAATAACTGACTTCAATGTCTTGTCATGGTCAGTAATGATCACTTTTGGAACTTGACCACCAACTCCTTTCAGCCATGTCCGAAATAGCCAAGAAAAAGTGGCAGCACTTTCATCTGATATCAAGGCACATCCAAGTAATGTAAATTGGTAATGCTGGTTCACTCCAACAAAAAGTGCAAGAggcattttatatttgtttctaaCATACGTGGTGTCAAATGACACTACATCACAAAAGTTGATATAGTCATGCCTACTTTTAGCATCAATCCATAAAAGATTTTTCAGACGTTGATCTTCACCAAGATCTACTGCATAAAAGAAGTTAGAATTCATATTTTGCATCTGTATGAAAAAATCAAGCATGAGCTTAGCCTCCCCTGACTCCAGGCCCAAATTCCGACCTTTATCAAATGGATTCTTCTCATTCTTGAGACCAACCACAGTTTTGTATTCAGCAAACTGCCTAGCCATTGCAGCATACATTCTTCTTGTTTGTTCACTAACTGCTTGGGCTGGTAAAAGCTCATGATTATGCTCTTTCACAAAGCTATGTATAACCCACTTTCCATCTGACCTTCTTTTTACATGCATGCTTGCTTTACAATCAGTTTTAGAGCAAGATCTTCGACCTGTTGAATTTTCAGAATCTTGTTTGTTCTGTCGAGCACGTGGTCGATTAAATGATTTGTCATACTCTCGTTTTGTTCCATATCTAGAGCAAGCAAACTTCGCATCTATAAATTCTCTTGATGTTTTTGAACGACGACTATTTTGTATTGCAGTGTTGAATCCCATTGACCGAGCATATTCTTGGTAAAAAGAATAAGCTTCCCCATGAGACTCAAATTCCATGCCAGAAAGTGGCTCAAGATTTGTATCTTCCTTAAACATTACAATATCAACTGTGGGTGAATTCAAATCTCCACCATTTAGAGCATGTACCTCAATACCAGCATCAACTATATTTCTGCCATCTATACCTCCATTATGCAATTTTTCTTCACTGTCCAGCATGTTATCAATTGTAGTTGTTTCTTCATCCTCCTTATCATGTTCACCAGAAGGTAACCGGAGATCTATATCCATGACGAAAAAGGCTTTCGGCTCAGTGGTTTCAATGGTactgaaaaatataaaggaaaggCATGTCAAACGATCAAGTAGTTCACCTCATTAACTGCCTCCCTGTGTGATTATGCATTTTCTAGGAACAAAAGAAAGCAATATAGATCATGACAAGgaattttaactaaaaaggaATACAATTTGTTGGTTTAAAGGCACAAGATAGTCAAATCATCTATAGAAGAATTGACAGCATAACCTTATTATAGGCAGAAACAGTCACAGTCACAGATAATAAGCATATGTACATATTTCGAAACTTCAATTAGTAACCAACCAATGCTTCTAATTTAGGGGAAAGTTCCGTGACAGTTTATAGAGGGCCCAAATTCTTTACATGATCTTGAGAAGAGCAAATGAAGACTGCCACGGAAATTAAGTCATTTTCTCCGGAGAAATTCATATGCTGCACAAAGCAAAGACTAAATAAATAGCACCCTGATTTGAATATGAGAAATGCTTGGAGCACACTCTCTTTCATCATGTGAAATTTATGTGGATCACATTAATTATGTGGACCACAACCCCCATCTGGTGGGTTCCATGCTCAAACCAAAGGCACCAACATCAATTCTAACCATGGGGAGTATGTATAGAATGAGTGTGTTTCTAGCACTCTTATTTAACGATAAGAAGTTCTCCAAATAAAGAAAACGGGGAGGCGGAAGGGGAAAGTAGAAAAATGAATGGGGGAATGAGTGGGCATTCGATGGAGGAAGGAATGGAGAATAACTACCCACTCTTTACAAACCATTTTGGAAATTCTTAAATCACTTTACTTTGTACCTGGAAACAAGGTTTAGTTGTTGAAATAGAACCCTTTACCTGGAGAAAAAAGGAGGAAGGACATTCGATGTTCTCATATCTGACAAGGCCCAGAGAAATGAGTGGGCTTCCTCAACCTATAGCCCATGAAGGTACCAAGACACAGTGGGGAAAGTATACGTTAGAAAGAAGAACCCAAGGGCTGAGGTGGCAGGTAGTTAGAGGAAAGAGAAATCAGGAGGGGAATGGAGAGATTCTATTTGTATTCAGTTTTTGCTTAACGTTGGGGAGGACTGGGATTTTGGTTGACAGAGGAGAGGAACCGTTTGCGTTGCTCTGGAGAGGACCGTAGCCCTGGCTGGGATTTGTTATCCTTCTACTTCATGTTTTTGTTGGCAGAATAGTATACATCAGTGTTcatttcattcctttctttttcttacaagCTTTTAAGGTGTGGGTCTGTATCAAAATCCAATCCAAAAAGATAAACCAAATTATACCAATTGTTCTATTGTGTAAGTTGAATTGAGGCTAGCAACAGCACCAACAGTGCCATGTCAACTAGATGTGCGAACAAGTGGTTTGACTGCCAATGGGTATTTGGTGACCACATGATAAGAACTTGGGTATATAGAGTACCTAAGTCCCATATCAAGTAATGAGATGTTCGATGGGGTATGTAAGTGTTTGTTCTCCCCCCTTGCTATATGTTGAGGGTGGATTCCTCTAGTGCTAGGGTGCTTAATCAAATTTGTATCAGAATTGAATGTCAATACTTCAGAAATGGCTATCTACAGAGGGTGTTTACCATTGATTAAGTTGAGTGAAGTGTCCATGGGTAAAGTGTCACAACGTGAAAGGAGTGTGTTATGTTGCATTTTTTTGTCATCAAAGTCtaggattaaattttttttaaactcttttaGAACTAACAAACAGCTAAGTTTCACAACAGCCAAATTTAACTTTTGGGGTTTCTCTCAAAGAACAAGAAATCCTCTTTAAAGAACAAAGAATGGGCTATAAAAAGCTCATCATAGAAGTGTAAAGTCattaaactatttttcatttacaaaaaAATCCCTCTAAAACCTCATAAGTTGAATGTGATAAAGAGGCAAAGAAGAGGATTTATTATTGAAATCTTTGGGGTTTCTCTCCAACCAAGTTGATATTTGAAGCTTAGCCCTATTTACTTATATCAAAGCTTCAAAAATTAGTGGAACTAAAATGTTCCAAGCTAACAGGACAATGTCACGTTCACCAAAAGCAAAAACATCTGCATTGTTGGATatctcacatcaactagagatatggtcaaattatagtatataagtgagtaCAAAACTTACTTTACAAGTTGTTTTTGTGATGTAGGCTTCAAATCCACTTTCTAAGATGGTACTCAGGATTATTCTAATCCTAACGAGGTTTCCTGGTCTATCATGTCACCCACTATGGGCCCCCCTTTATTCCCATGCTCAAGATATCGAGTCCTTTTGGCATTAGGGGTGTGTTGAAGAACGATATTGACTAGAgctaaaatcaaattatagtCCATAAGTGGAGTCAAACCTCATATTACAAGTCGCTTTTATGAGATTAAATTAGAcctaaaattcattttctaagAGTTACTAATATTCTTCTTATACAAATAACTTACTATtgcaatttgaaaaaaataataatttgaaagtaTGAAATTTCCCATATTAAAGGACCATATACAACTATGATCTATACAAACCACGTTATTTTTCCCATAATAGCAAATGACCattcagaaaaataatgaaGCAACCATAATCAGGACCCTACAAAAACCAACTGAAATAGAATGGAAAAAGTGTATTTCCACTTCAACGCCCCCCCTCTCTCCCTATGGAGTTTATCAAAGTGACACTCAACCCTGAAGTAGAACATAACTCCACCTCACTTGCCTATTATATTACTAGCAGTAAAACAAGAAGGCTaccatataaaaagaaaaaggcagAAAACAACTAATATCCACATTAAAGGATTTGGTACAGGAACCAGAATTTTCAGACCCTTCACATCAATGACCTCCTCCGTTCCATCTGATCCTCTCTTACTGTGACTATGCGATCATTTCCTTCAGAAAAAAGGATATGATCACCAGAGTTTCTGAACACCTCCCTGTGAGAAACAAATCATCAGAGCACATAAGAGCAAAGAAATAACATATGGGTTTGAGTTATTGAATAATGTTGGCCTCAAGTTCCTCGTTCTGATATTTCTAGTGAAAATAATGCATACCTTCCAAGTAGATAGAAGTTGCAGCAGACATGGTTAACATTGTGATTACACCTAGTAGAACAGATTCAAGTAAAGCAACAAGCACTGACAGACAACAGGAAGGTTTTACAGAAAGACAAAATGTCCTAAAGCTCCACAGCCAACTATTTCTATAAAAGGCATAGCATACAAAAAAAAACTCAAGGAAAGAAGCATATAAATCCAACTGTTCAATCCAAGCAAATAATTTGCTTCGACAAATCATTTTCCAAGCATACAAGAAAACCTATAATCCTCCACCACCTACTTTCTCTTCCATCTCATTTCCACCCAATTTTCTTCCCATCCCTATCTTTCTTTACCATTACATCTCTTGTTACATCCTCTTCCTACCTTTTCACTTTTCTTGATATCTCTCCCATCTTTCCACCCCAATTCATTCAATTTCAGGGTGAAAGTTTATCGCGCTCATAAAACAACTAGCGATCAACATTAATATAATGATATCAACCAAAAAATTAGGCTGTcacaatttaattcaaattgcAAATTATTCTTTCCACTGTAATGTTATGAAATAACCATTACACCATAATTCTATAACAGGGTTTCTTCGACCAACCCACCATAGGCAATTTGTGGAGGTTGGCAGCACCAAAGGCTACAACGGTGTGTTTCTATTACATAATTTTGGGATTCCACACTCAGCAACTGTTCAACTTGTTCCAGTGGCAAAACATCACTTCAGAGCCTTCCAGAAGGTTTAACTTAACCTCAAGAAATATCAACATATACAATGGTATGCATCGGACAAAAATTTGAATCATTGCTCACGCAATTCAATCCAAATAGTTAACATCCTTTTCAAAGGCTGACCATACTTTAGAGAACCTCAAGAAGGCTAAGTCTAACTAACCACCAAAACCACTTACAATAACTAACAAATCTGaaatcatttcaaattcaacttcattcaacaaaataaaagaaccaCAATATCAACACAATTCAGCCAAGCAGGGTTTTTTAAGTCTAACCTCCAAAAACACAGTACCATTCGTCTCTCATAGTGCACAAGTCAAAAACACACAGAAAAACACAAGTCAACAAACTTGAAATGCCGAACCACAAATGTTAAAACACTCCAACTCATTCTTTCATTCATCTACATCACGACATTAATTCCTCTTTAATTTCACagttaaattaatcaaacacaGTAAGTCTCTAAGTCACAGAGACAAACACTGGCACCTAGCCTAACAATTTTAGTACCTACCCAACTAGCaccaaaacacacaaaactTCAAATTCCAATCCAAATTCCACTTCCTTGTGCACAATACTATCTCTCCATCTCTCGCGTACGCACACACATAAGCACATAGTATTTGATTAATGATCGtcaatgaatgaatgaagaaaagaaaaaaaaaaaaaaaggaggaaatCATGGTGAGAGAGTACCTGAAAAGAAGAGAGATTGACGATGGTTTTGACGATGATCGATGTGTGTTGAGagtgaagaagagagagagaaagatgaagagagagagaagaagaaggtcACGCGAGGAGCATGAGCGAGTGGAGGAAGGAGGTTCCCCAAATGCGTGAAGCTTAGGGTTTCCGAAACCACTCTGTTCTCTTCGTTTCCCAATCCGACTCTCCCAGACCCGAGCACGTGTCGCGTACCTTCTACTTACCACACCCTcttaatgaatattattaattattaataccaaaataaaatagaagattaaCACTCCtaataatgattattaaaattaaaattaatatattagtatttattGATGCTTTTTCCCGCTCAAGGTTTATTCCTTTTAAAACACAAGCCAATAAAGAGGCGCGTGCAAATTAAGCTCAGTTCacacaaataaataacataatattaaacaattttgttaaaaaataatatgaatcagtttaaaaaattaaaaaaaataaataaatgttccGAAGGATGAAAAGACAAAAtagaatttgattattttttgtataaaataaattacagttCATAAACGTTCATATGCTAATTAAGGAATCTTGGAATCATATAGATATTATTagatcaaaatcaaataaataagataaagctcatagataaataaataaattctctataatataagatattaaaaaagataattctGTTCTTAAAAGTGATTAATTTATTTgcagataaaaaagaatatcatttttctaatgttgtttatctttagattcaaagatatatatttattattcaatttacaACCATGCTATATGtacctataaataaaataatagacaaAAGTCATAAACAATTTGAATGCTCGACTTTGAGAGCACCAAAACTTGTGCTTTGcttaaaaagtgaaaacaaaaaagcTACATGCTTATTTTAGAGATGTTGTTACGAAGACATGTATTTAAGAAGACGTGTATTTAATGATTAGTCAAAAGCATTTAACTTtaagatcaaattatataatgaaGGTTTAATATCTTTGATACTCCCTATTTTTGTAAGATTTATTTGATTTAGTCCTAGTTTCTTTTTTCGattcaatgttgtcctaaaaattgtaatttatgttcaatttagtcatttttgcAAACAttgtttaaatcgttaacggtagACAGTGTAGCTATGCATATCAGTGCTGACTTGCCTTGACTGAAACATGACGTAGCCAATGAAAGACTGCCACGTGACAGTCCCTTCCCCACccaaaaaattagggtttctgatgTAAGGGGAAAGGCTTCCTTACGCCTACGCTGCCGTGAGAGGAAAATTGAATGAGTTTCGAAATGCAGGAGCGTGGCGATGCGAATCTGGCTTGTGATTGCTTGTCTGCgtttggtttctttggtttctTTCTACTTGTAGGTTTGAAGAGCAGTTTTGCGATggctggagaagatgaagattgatGGAGAATGGTGCTTTTGCAGCAACGATTTTGCTCCAATTGGCTTTTTCATTCTCTGTATTTTCCTTTGCAGGTTGAAGACTTGACGGAGAAGATGAGCTCGTGCATGACTCGCTGTCTCATTACGGCGGTCATGGTTGTCGCGACAAAATGTTAATGGCGATTCATGGTGGAGGAAGGGGAAGATGGTCATGGTGGTGTTTTTGAGTGGTTGCTGGATGGAGAAGATGAATAGCGGTGGTGGCGGCGCGACCATCTGGTTAGGATTTGGAAATGTTTGATGATGGAGGTGCGAAGACGGTGGTTGGCCATGAGCGTGGCGGCGACAGTTAGGGTTaggggaaattagggtttctggagGTAGGAGATGATGACATGTCAAGGGTGATGTGTCACTTATTACACAGGTGGACTGTctaccgttaacgatttaaacggcgtttgcaaaaaggactaaattgaacataaattacattctttaggaTAAAATTGAACCGAAAAAAAAACTACGACCAAATCGAATAAACCTTAGGAAAATAGGGATCATCAGGAATATTAAGCCTATAATAAATCCCATTAGACAGTCTAAGTCTAATGCATATAAGTCACCTAAtgattttaatgataattataaataatgtgaATTAACATTTCATATGAAGATAAAATGTGTGTTTTTCAATTGAAGAGCATTTTTATAAGTATATTTCTATCTTTAATCAAACAACCATGAAGAcatcatttaatgtttttacatACAACGTCTcctatattaaaattagttctaataaaatcaatcaaatcaAACTGATAAATGCATTATAGActaagttaaaattaatctcAAACAATTATCATATGAACGTTGAGGAGATCAAATTAAATCATTCCAAAGATAGGATATCTTCATCATAAAGATGAAATATACAACTTGAGATCTCAACACGAAAACTTTATATATCCAAGTTTACCTTATATAGAATCATCGGTCAAGTTTTTAGAAGCTATATAAAGAGAACAAGTTGTTTCTTTAGAACACACATCAATAATACATATTTCTAGACCTCCTTGTATAATTTATGTTCTTTATGGCTTATGAGAAAAACGTGTAAATGCTTCACATTGTGAAGCTTTCACAAGTGAGCTTAAAATTCACAACTAGGAGAGGTTTGTGTATTCATTGTAACTTGGAGAGGTTGATGTACTTGTTACAATCGTTCCTTGATTAGTATAACTTGTTAAGTAGTGTGCTTAAAAGAGAATTAGACATTGCCTATCAATTTGgacaaaccaatataaaatattttatatgttttttgatCTTTGTGAACTGGACGGTCTAGTGTGgttttatatgaaaaagaatCTAAAATTCTACTCAATTCCCTTATAAAGCCAATtgtattatcatttttatgtgttttacaACTTCAAAATATGATCAAACGCAAGAAAAATCATTAGCAAAAGAGAAACTTATAGTTATTTgataaaaactctaaaaaacTTGTAATGAATCTTATTTTCAAGTTCTATATAAAGAAGATTATGGTAAAGAAGGAAGGTTGATGAAACTTTtacaaagaaaacataaaaaacccTTGCTTTCTCAAACAATCCTTAATTTATACTTCTGAGAAAGAACATTATATATATGTGCTCATGGCTATTtagaataatcaaatttatcttGTATCCATCATAAGACATAATAACCCTCTCTCTAACAAGCATCCTACTAATATTTTAGATAAGAGTGAATGAGGTCTAAATAATATCTACTTAAAGAAATAACATTAGTATATTTAGTGGAGCTCAATCAAATATTGATCgatatataaatgtattttgttgtttatagacaaactaatatagaaaaatttaaaataaatctttaatcTCTTTAAACCTTTTACATTACATATTATTGATTtacatataaactaaaaaaaaaaaagagttttttgtgaaaacaaaatttgacaaaatgtgtttgattttgggTTTGTCAAACTTATTACAAGAAAAATCAAGATTATTTGTTGTcaaaatccataaaaaaaatgtttgaaatttgtagataaatttatataatactCAATAGTTACAAATgtgtatataattacatattataaGGTTCATACGTAATACAAAATGAATTATGCAAATAATTTCGTATAGAAGGAATTTCTACACAATTACAATTACATGTGGATATTATCCTTATGTAATTAAGTACATATGAAATtcatatgttattatatataatacaaatattatttggaagaaaatcaacaatttttatatcttgagaTTATGTAAGACATTTTTTATAAGATGTTACCATTTAAAAAATCACTTCAcaaatcattcattcatatcatcatacaaaattttatgaaaagtttACAAAAACACAATCCAACTTattaattagggttaaatatgcttttagtctctaaagtttcactgattttggttttagtccctgcatgaaacattgattgcttttagtccttatagttttgaaactctcatttttcgtccttaaaattggacggcgttaatttttttttttgacgtGGCAAACGGCCAGTCCACCCAGATACCAACTTCTCTTATATGTGTGTgccacgttttttttttcagttttactCTTCAATGACCTGTCAACTGCCGGCGTAACCATCATGGTCGCTGCAAAGCTACTACGAATGCACCATAACCACCATCTCCAGCAAGCTTTGACCTCCAGAAACCTACAGAAGAACTCAAATCACGAACAATGTCGTTCCTCACTCACAACCTCAGGCTGCCATCAACAGCGGGGAGTTCAACGCAAAAACCTAAACAGGAGAAACCAAGAATCCCAATTTAGGTACCCTAATTGCGAATCTATCTTCTCACGCAACCTCCATCTCATTCACGGCGCAAAAGCTTTCCCTTCACACACAGACCAACATAAACCTGCAAGGAAACCaaa
This DNA window, taken from Vigna radiata var. radiata cultivar VC1973A chromosome 5, Vradiata_ver6, whole genome shotgun sequence, encodes the following:
- the LOC106760705 gene encoding protein FAR-RED ELONGATED HYPOCOTYL 3, with the protein product MDIDLRLPSGEHDKEDEETTTIDNMLDSEEKLHNGGIDGRNIVDAGIEVHALNGGDLNSPTVDIVMFKEDTNLEPLSGMEFESHGEAYSFYQEYARSMGFNTAIQNSRRSKTSREFIDAKFACSRYGTKREYDKSFNRPRARQNKQDSENSTGRRSCSKTDCKASMHVKRRSDGKWVIHSFVKEHNHELLPAQAVSEQTRRMYAAMARQFAEYKTVVGLKNEKNPFDKGRNLGLESGEAKLMLDFFIQMQNMNSNFFYAVDLGEDQRLKNLLWIDAKSRHDYINFCDVVSFDTTYVRNKYKMPLALFVGVNQHYQFTLLGCALISDESAATFSWLFRTWLKGVGGQVPKVIITDHDKTLKSVISDIFPNSSHCVCLWHVLGKVSENLAPVIKKHENFMAKFEKCIYRSLTSDDFERRWWKIVDKFELREDECMQSLYEDRKLWAPTFMKDVFLGGMSTVQRSESVNSFFDKYVHKKTSVQDFVKQYESILQDRYEEEAKADSDTWNKLATLKTPSPLEKSVAGTFTHAVFKKIQAEVVGAVACHPKADRQDDTTTVHRVHDMETSKDFFVVVNQVKFELSCICRLFEYRGYLCRHALIVLQYSGQSVFPPQYILKRWTKDAKLRNIIGEESEHMLTRVQRYNDLCQRALKLSEEGSLSQESYSIAFHALHEAHKSCVSVNNSSKSPTEAGTSGAHGQLSTEEDTQSRNIGKPNKKKNPTKKKKVNSEAEVMTVGALDNLQQMEKFSSRAAVTLEGYYGTQQSVQGMLNLMGPTRDDYYGNQQTLQGLGPISSIPTSHDGYYGAHQGISGLAQLDFLRTGFTYSIRDDPNVRATQLHEDPSRHA